In Musa acuminata AAA Group cultivar baxijiao chromosome BXJ2-8, Cavendish_Baxijiao_AAA, whole genome shotgun sequence, one genomic interval encodes:
- the LOC135618594 gene encoding large ribosomal subunit protein eL36x-like, with amino-acid sequence MAPPQPNTGLFVGLNKGHIVTRRELPPRPSSRKGKTSKRVHFVRNLIREVAGFAPYEKRITELLKVGKDKRALKVAKRKLGTHKRAKKKREEMANVLRKMRSAGVSEKKK; translated from the exons ATGGCCCCTCCTCAGCCGAACACCGGTCTCTTTGTTGGGCTCAACAAAGGGCACATCGTCACCAGGAGGGAGTTGCCCCCTCGTCCTTCCAGCAGAAAAGGG AAAACTAGCAAGAGGGTGCATTTTGTTAGGAACTTGATCAGGGAAGTGGCTGGGTTTGCACCTTATGAGAAGAGGATTACGGAGCTGTTGAAAGTTGGAAAGGACAAGCGTGCACTGAAAGTTGCTAAGAGAAAGCTGGGTACACACAAGAGAGCcaaaaagaagagagaggagaTGGCTAATGTTCTCCGGAAGATGAG GTCTGCTGGAGTGAGCGAAAAGAAGAAATGA
- the LOC135618596 gene encoding dof zinc finger protein DOF5.1-like isoform X1: protein MVFSSVPTYLDPPERNQSFQCLAAAGGGSEASQLFPRLEAQGTEAGVAAAGSARPISMAERALLAKIPHPEQPHKCPRCDSSDTKFCYFNNYSLSQPRHFCKTCRRYWTRGGALRNVPVGGACRRNKRNKSSGSSSKSTATTSTADRRAGTSSSSSTAAGGGNAERPFFSAMHTLVDPAGYQVGRSSLGVGLERWRKPQIQQFPFLGGLEPRPEPPAYRLNGEGVVSAKIEDNSHGLRLPRQCSDLLGTEQYWSGGGGEGGSTNSGGWATQLSRWNPTFAMGWRRNNWSNQGRRT, encoded by the exons atggtTTTCTCCTCTGTCCCAACCTATCTGGATCCACCTGAACGGAACCAG AGCTTTCAGTGTCTGGCCGCTGCAGGCGGAGGCAGCGAGGCTTCTCAGCTCTTCCCGAGGTTGGAAGCGCAGGGAACAGAAGCTGGTGTGGCGGCTGCAGGGTCGGCCAGGCCTATCTCCATGGCAGAACGAGCTCTCCTCGCGAAGATCCCACATCCCGAGCAGCCGCACAAGTGCCCGCGGTGCGACTCCAGcgacaccaagttctgctacttcaATAACTATTCCCTCTCGCAGCCCCGCCACTTCTGCAAGACCTGTCGACGCTACTGGACCCGAGGCGGCGCCCTCCGAAACGTCCCTGTGGGCGGAGCCTGCCGTCGCAACAAGCGGAACAAATCCTCGGGAAGCTCCTCCAAATCAACCGCCACTACCTCCACCGCTGACCGTCGGGCTGGTACCTCATCCTCATCCTCCACCGCCGCGGGCGGTGGTAACGCCGAGCGACCCTTCTTCTCCGCCATGCACACTCTCGTCGATCCGGCAGGGTATCAGGTAGGAAGGAGCAGCCTGGGTGTCGGGCTCGAGCGGTGGAGGAAACCACAGATCCAGCAATTCCCTTTCCTGGGAGGACTAGAGCCACGACCAGAGCCGCCCGCGTACCGTCTCAACGGAGAAGGCGTAGTTTCGGCGAAGATAGAAGACAACTCCCACGGGCTACGTTTGCCAAGGCAGTGTTCAGATCTTCTCGGAACTGAGCAATActggagtggtggtggtggtgaaggcGGCAGCACCAACAGCGGAGGTTGGGCGACACAGCTATCG CGTTGGAACCCTACTTTTGCCATGGGTTGGAGAAGGAACAACTGGAGTAATCAAGGAAGAAGAACATGA
- the LOC135618596 gene encoding dof zinc finger protein DOF5.1-like isoform X3 — MVFSSVPTYLDPPERNQSFQCLAAAGGGSEASQLFPRLEAQGTEAGVAAAGSARPISMAERALLAKIPHPEQPHKCPRCDSSDTKFCYFNNYSLSQPRHFCKTCRRYWTRGGALRNVPVGGACRRNKRNKSSGSSSKSTATTSTADRRAGTSSSSSTAAGGGNAERPFFSAMHTLVDPAGYQVGRSSLGVGLERWRKPQIQQFPFLGGLEPRPEPPAYRLNGEGVVSAKIEDNSHGLRLPRQCSDLLGTEQYWSGGGGEGGSTNSGGWATQLSDVT, encoded by the exons atggtTTTCTCCTCTGTCCCAACCTATCTGGATCCACCTGAACGGAACCAG AGCTTTCAGTGTCTGGCCGCTGCAGGCGGAGGCAGCGAGGCTTCTCAGCTCTTCCCGAGGTTGGAAGCGCAGGGAACAGAAGCTGGTGTGGCGGCTGCAGGGTCGGCCAGGCCTATCTCCATGGCAGAACGAGCTCTCCTCGCGAAGATCCCACATCCCGAGCAGCCGCACAAGTGCCCGCGGTGCGACTCCAGcgacaccaagttctgctacttcaATAACTATTCCCTCTCGCAGCCCCGCCACTTCTGCAAGACCTGTCGACGCTACTGGACCCGAGGCGGCGCCCTCCGAAACGTCCCTGTGGGCGGAGCCTGCCGTCGCAACAAGCGGAACAAATCCTCGGGAAGCTCCTCCAAATCAACCGCCACTACCTCCACCGCTGACCGTCGGGCTGGTACCTCATCCTCATCCTCCACCGCCGCGGGCGGTGGTAACGCCGAGCGACCCTTCTTCTCCGCCATGCACACTCTCGTCGATCCGGCAGGGTATCAGGTAGGAAGGAGCAGCCTGGGTGTCGGGCTCGAGCGGTGGAGGAAACCACAGATCCAGCAATTCCCTTTCCTGGGAGGACTAGAGCCACGACCAGAGCCGCCCGCGTACCGTCTCAACGGAGAAGGCGTAGTTTCGGCGAAGATAGAAGACAACTCCCACGGGCTACGTTTGCCAAGGCAGTGTTCAGATCTTCTCGGAACTGAGCAATActggagtggtggtggtggtgaaggcGGCAGCACCAACAGCGGAGGTTGGGCGACACAGCTATCG GATGTAACCTAA
- the LOC135618596 gene encoding dof zinc finger protein DOF5.1-like isoform X2, whose protein sequence is MVFSSVPTYLDPPERNQSFQCLAAAGGGSEASQLFPRLEAQGTEAGVAAAGSARPISMAERALLAKIPHPEQPHKCPRCDSSDTKFCYFNNYSLSQPRHFCKTCRRYWTRGGALRNVPVGGACRRNKRNKSSGSSSKSTATTSTADRRAGTSSSSSTAAGGGNAERPFFSAMHTLVDPAGYQVGRSSLGVGLERWRKPQIQQFPFLGGLEPRPEPPAYRLNGEGVVSAKIEDNSHGLRLPRQCSDLLGTEQYWSGGGGEGGSTNSGGWATQLSVFSSSTKNIS, encoded by the exons atggtTTTCTCCTCTGTCCCAACCTATCTGGATCCACCTGAACGGAACCAG AGCTTTCAGTGTCTGGCCGCTGCAGGCGGAGGCAGCGAGGCTTCTCAGCTCTTCCCGAGGTTGGAAGCGCAGGGAACAGAAGCTGGTGTGGCGGCTGCAGGGTCGGCCAGGCCTATCTCCATGGCAGAACGAGCTCTCCTCGCGAAGATCCCACATCCCGAGCAGCCGCACAAGTGCCCGCGGTGCGACTCCAGcgacaccaagttctgctacttcaATAACTATTCCCTCTCGCAGCCCCGCCACTTCTGCAAGACCTGTCGACGCTACTGGACCCGAGGCGGCGCCCTCCGAAACGTCCCTGTGGGCGGAGCCTGCCGTCGCAACAAGCGGAACAAATCCTCGGGAAGCTCCTCCAAATCAACCGCCACTACCTCCACCGCTGACCGTCGGGCTGGTACCTCATCCTCATCCTCCACCGCCGCGGGCGGTGGTAACGCCGAGCGACCCTTCTTCTCCGCCATGCACACTCTCGTCGATCCGGCAGGGTATCAGGTAGGAAGGAGCAGCCTGGGTGTCGGGCTCGAGCGGTGGAGGAAACCACAGATCCAGCAATTCCCTTTCCTGGGAGGACTAGAGCCACGACCAGAGCCGCCCGCGTACCGTCTCAACGGAGAAGGCGTAGTTTCGGCGAAGATAGAAGACAACTCCCACGGGCTACGTTTGCCAAGGCAGTGTTCAGATCTTCTCGGAACTGAGCAATActggagtggtggtggtggtgaaggcGGCAGCACCAACAGCGGAGGTTGGGCGACACAGCTATCGGTATTCAGCTCCTCGACTAAGAACATCTCGTAG